The proteins below come from a single Mycobacterium parmense genomic window:
- a CDS encoding helix-turn-helix domain-containing protein: MPTRPSQNDPERVAAWELRRREVGERIRMLRTERGLTQEALALRSGVTRNVLIDVELGRRGLLYERLFDIAEVLQVSAGRLMDGTS; the protein is encoded by the coding sequence GTGCCCACGCGACCCAGTCAGAACGATCCCGAACGGGTCGCCGCCTGGGAACTCCGCCGCCGTGAAGTCGGAGAGCGTATCCGGATGCTCCGCACCGAGCGGGGCCTCACCCAAGAGGCCCTCGCCCTCCGGTCAGGCGTCACACGCAACGTATTGATCGACGTCGAACTTGGCCGACGAGGCTTGCTTTACGAGCGGCTATTCGACATCGCCGAGGTGCTGCAGGTGTCCGCGGGGCGGCTCATGGACGGCACGTCGTAG
- a CDS encoding helicase-related protein: protein MPLGGDGAHVSSHESVIIEPLRLEVGVHARATVNGRRIITCYLVNRTVANGLKLAQRVLFTARLTAAVPKAQLIDYPDQDADTTSEAASLRLLYAHAPVRAVGHGVDAVVTCLGDIAFVRTESLPVAAVRGTTPNIADADGSLAVDMDALGRWDLDAVATVERMITSYRHWISDLAQAAANLTGPARDTAQAHVRACGAFADDIAAGWALAASGPVHECLRGASSAMAQQRRSYAAPTRAVSVTNGVVTVAGTEPGSAGRAEWRPFQLAFLLANLAQVVDPQHRRRGVVDVIWMPTGGGKTEAYLALAAFTMLFRRRSDPAAGGTAVIMRYTLRLLTAQQLQRAASLLCALETLRVANPAVLGRERFSIGAWLGRASTPNWRRHALGELRRLATGRRGATRPFLLSRCPACAAALGDVVDGRVLGYGVQSTPGGDRMQASCPNPACAFHLANNRGQGLPVYEVDEDIYIKPPTFVVATVDKFAQLAWNERARALFGLDGNGSRKRPAPALVIQDELHLISGPLGSLVGLYESAIDQLCRHDGGCRPHVVAATATTRAYARQAAALYACPADQVRLVPPPGLTVNDSFFAKLDAASAPRTFLGVCATGAAKFAHVQMRVQASLAHAASALEQQSAPVDPYWTNVVFFGALRDLGQAKALISTDLRAYAWRLVRATGIRTGAPRSGGERRAIRSLIDVELTSASSNAASEALEALSRPRGQPGAIDLALATSVIEVGVDIDRLGLLTIVRQPKTAAQYIQVAGRVGRDPGKGPGLVVVVLNPLTGRDVSHYERFTAVHQRLYAAVEPASVTPFTDAALERGLRGALASIVRQVRTQGADRVLPDDIALVGAAAQGIGERATQLAGADATARVDALASDALNEVQTAVEEQLAWGVAGRPGVQFLRPLEDPAPIETASWPVLTSLRSVDADAALRIDEDWLPARVGTTDETKPIPAAVETPAAADDGEAW, encoded by the coding sequence GTGCCGCTGGGCGGCGATGGTGCGCACGTCAGCTCTCATGAATCGGTCATCATCGAGCCGCTGCGCCTCGAGGTGGGTGTCCACGCACGCGCGACCGTCAATGGTCGGCGGATCATCACCTGCTACTTGGTGAACCGAACGGTGGCCAATGGGCTCAAGCTCGCCCAGCGGGTGTTGTTCACGGCACGGCTCACCGCAGCGGTGCCGAAGGCACAACTCATCGACTACCCAGACCAGGACGCGGACACGACGTCCGAGGCGGCGAGCCTGCGACTGCTTTACGCGCACGCACCGGTACGCGCCGTGGGGCATGGCGTTGACGCCGTCGTGACCTGTCTCGGCGATATCGCTTTCGTGCGCACCGAATCGCTACCGGTTGCCGCGGTCCGCGGCACCACCCCGAACATCGCCGACGCGGACGGTTCCCTCGCGGTTGACATGGACGCGCTCGGCCGGTGGGACCTCGATGCGGTGGCGACCGTTGAACGGATGATCACCAGCTACCGCCACTGGATCAGCGACTTGGCACAGGCCGCAGCGAACTTGACCGGACCGGCACGCGACACCGCCCAGGCGCACGTGCGGGCCTGCGGGGCATTCGCGGATGATATCGCCGCTGGCTGGGCTCTGGCCGCATCCGGGCCTGTGCACGAGTGCCTACGGGGGGCGTCATCGGCGATGGCGCAGCAGCGGCGCAGCTACGCGGCGCCGACCCGTGCGGTGAGTGTGACCAACGGGGTCGTCACGGTCGCCGGCACTGAACCAGGCAGCGCCGGCCGCGCCGAATGGCGGCCATTCCAGCTGGCGTTCCTATTGGCCAATCTCGCGCAAGTCGTCGACCCGCAGCATCGACGGCGCGGCGTAGTCGATGTCATCTGGATGCCCACGGGTGGTGGCAAGACCGAGGCGTATTTGGCGCTGGCTGCCTTCACCATGCTGTTCCGGCGCCGGAGTGACCCCGCCGCCGGCGGAACGGCGGTGATCATGCGCTATACGCTGCGCCTGCTCACCGCACAGCAGCTGCAACGCGCCGCGTCGCTGCTGTGCGCACTGGAGACGCTCCGCGTCGCAAACCCGGCGGTGTTGGGCCGCGAGCGGTTCTCGATCGGGGCGTGGCTGGGTCGGGCCAGTACCCCCAACTGGCGCAGGCATGCGTTGGGGGAGCTTCGCCGTCTGGCCACGGGGCGACGCGGTGCGACGCGGCCGTTCTTGTTGTCGCGCTGCCCGGCGTGCGCGGCTGCGCTCGGCGACGTCGTCGACGGGCGGGTACTCGGTTATGGCGTTCAGTCAACCCCCGGCGGTGACCGGATGCAGGCGTCGTGTCCGAACCCGGCTTGCGCGTTTCACCTCGCGAATAACAGAGGGCAAGGACTGCCGGTCTATGAGGTGGACGAGGACATCTACATCAAGCCGCCGACGTTTGTCGTCGCGACCGTCGACAAGTTCGCGCAACTCGCGTGGAACGAGCGCGCCCGCGCGCTGTTCGGCCTGGACGGCAACGGGTCGCGAAAACGGCCGGCACCGGCACTGGTCATCCAAGACGAGCTGCACCTGATCTCCGGGCCGTTGGGCAGCCTCGTCGGGTTATACGAGTCAGCGATCGACCAGCTGTGTCGGCACGACGGGGGCTGTCGACCGCACGTGGTGGCCGCGACCGCCACCACCCGCGCCTATGCGCGGCAGGCGGCCGCGCTGTATGCCTGTCCCGCCGACCAGGTGCGGCTCGTGCCGCCGCCGGGCCTGACCGTCAACGACAGCTTCTTCGCCAAGCTCGACGCGGCGAGCGCACCGCGGACCTTTCTCGGCGTGTGCGCCACCGGCGCGGCGAAGTTCGCGCACGTGCAGATGCGCGTCCAGGCGAGCCTGGCCCACGCCGCGTCCGCGCTCGAGCAGCAGAGCGCGCCGGTTGACCCGTACTGGACCAACGTCGTGTTCTTCGGTGCGCTTCGCGATCTCGGCCAGGCGAAGGCGCTCATCTCGACCGACTTGCGCGCCTACGCGTGGCGTCTCGTGCGGGCCACCGGCATTCGCACCGGTGCCCCCCGCAGCGGCGGAGAGCGCCGCGCCATTCGGTCCCTCATCGACGTGGAGCTGACCAGCGCATCCAGCAACGCCGCGAGCGAGGCCCTAGAAGCACTATCCCGACCTCGAGGCCAGCCGGGAGCCATCGACCTCGCGCTGGCCACGAGCGTCATCGAGGTCGGCGTCGACATCGACCGGCTCGGGCTGCTCACGATCGTGCGTCAGCCGAAAACCGCCGCGCAATACATCCAGGTCGCTGGCCGCGTCGGCCGTGACCCGGGCAAAGGGCCGGGACTCGTCGTTGTCGTGCTCAACCCGCTAACCGGCCGCGACGTGAGCCACTACGAACGGTTCACCGCGGTGCACCAGCGCTTGTACGCAGCCGTGGAGCCGGCGAGCGTCACGCCGTTTACCGACGCCGCGCTCGAGCGCGGACTGCGCGGAGCCTTGGCGTCTATCGTCCGGCAGGTTCGCACTCAGGGCGCCGACCGCGTCTTACCCGACGACATCGCGCTGGTCGGAGCTGCCGCACAAGGCATCGGCGAGCGAGCGACCCAGCTCGCGGGCGCCGACGCGACGGCCCGCGTCGACGCGCTGGCCAGCGATGCGCTCAACGAAGTGCAGACCGCCGTCGAGGAGCAGCTCGCGTGGGGGGTCGCGGGACGGCCCGGGGTGCAATTTTTGCGACCCCTGGAGGACCCGGCGCCGATCGAAACCGCAAGCTGGCCGGTGCTGACGTCGCTACGCAGCGTCGACGCCGACGCGGCACTGCGCATCGACGAAGACTGGCTTCCCGCCCGCGTCGGCACAACTGACGAGACCAAGCCGATCCCCGCAGCCGTCGAAACGCCGGCCGCGGCCGACGATGGGGAGGCGTGGTGA
- a CDS encoding DUF732 domain-containing protein gives MLASAGVHGNSDQTLVIVGDRVCGDLERGTPSAVVAAGLRQTNPSMTLLAGNAAVDAALVDLCPQLMRTDNREPVLLPLQQRR, from the coding sequence ATGCTGGCTAGCGCCGGTGTTCACGGCAACAGCGACCAGACGCTCGTGATAGTCGGGGATCGCGTCTGCGGCGATCTCGAGCGCGGGACACCCTCTGCGGTGGTAGCAGCCGGGCTGCGGCAGACGAACCCCTCTATGACTCTCCTGGCTGGCAATGCTGCGGTGGATGCGGCATTAGTGGATCTGTGTCCGCAGCTGATGCGCACTGACAACCGCGAACCAGTCCTTCTCCCTTTGCAGCAGCGACGATGA
- a CDS encoding DUF2510 domain-containing protein — protein MRRGWYPDPAGTGKERYWNGNAWSDLPPR, from the coding sequence GTGAGGCGTGGCTGGTACCCCGATCCTGCGGGCACGGGAAAAGAGCGGTATTGGAACGGCAATGCGTGGAGTGATCTGCCGCCACGGTGA
- a CDS encoding TIR domain-containing protein, whose product MAETKVVFIAFAIEDERQRDFLKGQTLHPRAPYEFVDMSVKEPYDSGWKDKVRTRIRRSAGVIVLVSKNSLTSDGQEWEIECAKEEDKPIRGIWAYKDDRTVLPGVNTVVWSDANIAGFIDSL is encoded by the coding sequence GTGGCTGAGACGAAGGTCGTTTTTATTGCGTTCGCAATCGAAGATGAGCGGCAACGTGATTTCCTCAAGGGCCAAACGCTGCATCCGCGTGCTCCGTACGAGTTCGTCGACATGTCGGTAAAGGAACCGTACGACTCCGGATGGAAAGACAAGGTTCGCACCCGTATCCGTCGCTCGGCCGGGGTGATAGTGCTGGTGAGCAAGAACTCGCTGACCTCGGACGGCCAGGAGTGGGAGATCGAGTGCGCCAAGGAGGAGGACAAACCGATCCGCGGCATCTGGGCTTACAAGGACGATCGCACCGTGCTGCCGGGCGTAAACACGGTGGTATGGAGTGACGCCAATATCGCTGGCTTCATCGACTCGCTGTAG
- a CDS encoding DUF2510 domain-containing protein: MTALKIVLPLGIVAIIAGLVIGNTNISLASAQGISCGSAFGGGSGTLDPYVETACAPLLSEHQLWATVFIVLGVGLLISSVVLYRANPPAAAPTKILPPPSGATKRGWYPDPAGTGEERYWNGKGWSDLPPR, translated from the coding sequence ATGACCGCTCTCAAGATCGTGTTGCCGCTCGGCATCGTCGCGATCATCGCGGGCCTCGTCATCGGCAACACCAACATCTCGCTCGCCTCAGCGCAGGGCATCTCGTGCGGCTCCGCGTTCGGCGGGGGCTCGGGCACGCTCGACCCGTATGTGGAGACGGCGTGCGCGCCCCTACTCTCCGAGCACCAGCTGTGGGCGACGGTCTTCATCGTCCTGGGCGTCGGACTACTCATTAGCTCCGTGGTCCTTTACCGGGCCAACCCGCCCGCGGCGGCGCCCACGAAGATCCTTCCGCCGCCTTCAGGAGCCACAAAGCGTGGCTGGTACCCCGACCCGGCGGGCACGGGCGAAGAGCGTTACTGGAACGGCAAGGGGTGGAGCGACTTACCGCCTCGGTGA
- a CDS encoding DUF732 domain-containing protein: MLRTFGLAAASTAMVAVIAACHQAPSPDQGFLNAVHAAGMHADDGDQKLLGLGHEVCHRLDVGETVQQVTDQVWAGMPHRPLADQRLPSEYQADAQQHKTASEFVDDALNYLCPEQASHYHGR; this comes from the coding sequence ATGTTGCGCACGTTCGGACTGGCTGCGGCCTCGACCGCTATGGTCGCCGTCATCGCGGCCTGCCACCAGGCGCCGTCGCCGGACCAGGGGTTCCTCAACGCCGTGCACGCCGCGGGGATGCACGCCGACGACGGTGACCAGAAACTGCTGGGACTAGGACACGAGGTTTGCCACCGGCTTGACGTCGGCGAGACCGTGCAGCAGGTCACCGACCAGGTGTGGGCGGGGATGCCGCACAGGCCGCTGGCAGACCAAAGATTGCCATCGGAATACCAGGCCGACGCGCAACAGCACAAAACCGCCTCGGAGTTCGTGGACGATGCGCTGAATTACCTTTGCCCCGAGCAGGCCAGTCACTACCACGGGAGGTAA
- a CDS encoding recombinase family protein: protein MIGYARVSTISQTLEQQTEALSAAGAGKVFRDVMSGARDDRPGFAECLQYLREGDTLIVWRLDRLGRNMRSIVNTLHELTERGVTVRSLHDGVDTSTSTGRMVAGILMSIAEYERELVRERTALKLEHARKSGRKFGRPAKLNPEQAALAGRMKSNGETAATICSALGIGRTTLYRYLAHDEEQ, encoded by the coding sequence GTGATCGGCTACGCGCGTGTGTCGACCATTTCGCAGACCCTGGAGCAGCAGACCGAGGCGCTGTCCGCCGCGGGGGCGGGAAAGGTCTTCCGCGACGTCATGTCCGGTGCACGGGACGACCGCCCCGGCTTCGCCGAGTGCCTGCAATACCTACGGGAAGGCGACACCCTCATCGTCTGGCGGCTGGACCGGCTGGGCCGCAACATGCGCAGCATCGTCAACACACTCCACGAGCTGACCGAGCGCGGGGTGACGGTGCGGTCGCTGCACGACGGCGTCGACACCTCGACGAGCACCGGGCGCATGGTCGCCGGAATCCTGATGTCGATCGCCGAGTACGAGCGCGAGCTGGTGCGCGAACGGACCGCCCTCAAGCTGGAGCATGCCCGCAAGTCGGGACGCAAGTTCGGTCGGCCCGCCAAACTGAACCCCGAGCAGGCGGCGCTTGCCGGGCGGATGAAATCCAACGGCGAGACCGCGGCGACCATTTGCAGCGCGCTCGGGATTGGCCGGACGACGCTGTATCGCTACTTGGCCCACGACGAAGAGCAATGA
- a CDS encoding caspase family protein, which yields MRKALIVGIDYYVSIKPLSGAVNDAYSVKAVLERNADGTLNFATPRLMTGTGPAAPVTRTQLREAVEELFNDDADIALFYFAGHGYIDDTGGFLCASDCESGHDGLALAEVMAMANQSKAKNKVIILDSCHGGVAGTSAVAKQVAEITDGVTILTASTADQYAMETGGGSGVFTSLLVDALSGAAANLVGAITPGSVYAHIDQSLGNWAQRPVFKTNVKKFVSLRETEAPIALADLRKLTSLFEDPTTQLLLDPSYEPERSGGEDPSVPPPDPAKTKDFAVLQNLAKVNLVRPVTAQHMWHAAMGSTACELTVLGQHYWKLVKQNLI from the coding sequence ATGCGCAAGGCATTGATCGTCGGCATTGACTACTACGTCTCCATCAAGCCGCTAAGCGGAGCGGTGAACGACGCGTACAGCGTCAAGGCCGTACTAGAGCGCAACGCCGACGGCACCCTGAACTTCGCCACCCCGCGACTGATGACCGGCACCGGGCCAGCAGCTCCAGTCACCCGTACGCAGCTCCGTGAGGCAGTGGAAGAGCTGTTCAACGACGACGCAGATATCGCGTTGTTCTACTTCGCCGGACACGGCTACATCGATGACACTGGCGGATTCCTGTGCGCGAGCGACTGCGAGTCCGGACACGATGGCCTTGCCCTAGCCGAAGTAATGGCCATGGCCAATCAATCCAAGGCGAAGAACAAGGTCATCATTCTCGACAGCTGTCACGGCGGTGTTGCGGGAACCAGCGCGGTGGCGAAGCAGGTCGCAGAAATTACCGACGGGGTCACGATCCTTACAGCCTCGACCGCCGACCAGTACGCGATGGAGACCGGCGGCGGCTCCGGGGTATTCACAAGCTTGCTCGTGGACGCCCTGAGCGGCGCGGCCGCCAACCTCGTCGGTGCGATCACGCCCGGAAGTGTCTATGCGCATATCGATCAGTCACTGGGTAACTGGGCACAGCGGCCGGTGTTCAAGACAAACGTAAAGAAATTCGTCTCGTTGCGCGAGACTGAGGCACCGATAGCGTTGGCTGATCTGCGAAAACTCACCAGCTTGTTTGAGGACCCTACGACGCAACTACTCCTCGACCCAAGCTACGAGCCGGAACGGTCGGGAGGGGAGGACCCGTCGGTGCCACCCCCAGATCCTGCGAAGACCAAGGATTTCGCGGTGCTACAGAACCTCGCCAAGGTCAACCTAGTTCGACCCGTAACCGCCCAGCACATGTGGCATGCAGCGATGGGGTCAACGGCGTGCGAACTGACAGTACTTGGCCAGCATTACTGGAAGCTCGTAAAGCAGAATCTGATCTAA
- the drmB gene encoding DrmB family protein, whose translation MSRQLFVTPVRRMHLIAPFGPGSVLLTRNRVSAIVCAPATWLRSLPSRPPGSVPILDELTITDRHLQAATAVARFVMPWPASDNPSRDTDWLVPAARFPLTEACSNPQCQRLVRRDPADANEGRCDACASSSARRARWPTFQTALVLACPAGHLDDVDWAAWLHDQNGPACSQHDVRYRVSGAADRPLLMCNSCNRRVPFDPDIDFPCTGARPWLPHAGAEPCTGRARPIERTSRTSYYPEQLSSLTIPVAGADNPALLHALTDNATLRTLQQLARTPEIIRSITVVATRLGIRTDAQEVTRHLDALQQDQVTGPSRAEELTALLSVDHPRRATGALPDLIVEPQDINMYRNSSFGRLLSAVSLVPRLRETRILAGFSRIEPLPVDPETGYAQLWGKPHPAAFAQQSDDDWLPGYQVFGEGLLCVLDPSAVGAWVAGAGRDARLVSAAGPALGLNEPAQPLPWLLAHTLAHLVMRAAAPHAGYPLPALRERIFAVDNRTAFLVYTAAGDAHGTLGGLVELGQPQRLREIFDAAVAAVAWCATDPVCIEDALGPRGRGSTPGACHHCLLVPETSCEAFNRGLDRAALIGHSTMRGFLG comes from the coding sequence GTGAGCCGCCAGCTGTTCGTCACCCCCGTACGCCGCATGCACCTGATCGCGCCATTCGGTCCCGGGTCTGTGCTGCTCACCCGTAACCGCGTCAGCGCAATCGTGTGCGCGCCAGCGACGTGGCTGCGTTCGCTACCGTCGCGTCCACCAGGATCCGTCCCGATCCTCGATGAACTCACGATCACCGACCGGCACCTCCAGGCGGCGACCGCCGTCGCGCGATTCGTGATGCCATGGCCCGCAAGCGACAACCCCTCGCGCGACACCGATTGGCTCGTCCCGGCGGCGCGCTTCCCTCTCACAGAGGCATGCAGCAACCCGCAGTGCCAGCGGCTTGTTCGGCGCGACCCGGCGGACGCGAACGAAGGCCGCTGTGATGCCTGCGCGTCATCGTCCGCGCGGCGCGCCAGGTGGCCGACGTTCCAGACCGCGCTCGTTTTAGCGTGCCCCGCTGGCCACCTCGATGACGTGGACTGGGCCGCGTGGCTGCACGATCAGAACGGGCCGGCCTGCTCGCAGCATGACGTGCGGTACCGCGTGTCTGGAGCCGCAGACCGTCCACTGCTGATGTGCAACAGCTGCAACCGACGGGTCCCGTTCGACCCGGACATTGACTTCCCGTGCACCGGCGCACGCCCGTGGCTACCGCATGCCGGGGCCGAGCCTTGTACCGGCCGCGCCAGACCGATCGAGCGGACGTCGAGAACCTCGTACTACCCCGAGCAGCTGTCCAGCCTCACCATCCCAGTCGCTGGCGCCGACAACCCGGCGCTGCTGCACGCCCTCACCGACAACGCGACCTTGCGCACCCTGCAGCAGCTTGCTCGCACCCCGGAAATCATCAGGAGCATCACCGTGGTCGCGACCCGTCTCGGCATCCGCACCGACGCCCAGGAGGTCACACGCCACCTTGACGCACTGCAGCAAGACCAAGTCACCGGCCCGAGCCGCGCTGAGGAATTGACCGCGCTGCTGTCCGTGGACCACCCCCGGCGCGCGACCGGGGCGCTGCCCGACCTCATCGTCGAGCCACAGGACATCAACATGTATCGCAATAGCAGCTTCGGCAGGTTGCTGTCCGCTGTCAGCCTCGTGCCGCGCTTGCGGGAGACGCGCATCCTGGCCGGCTTCAGCCGCATCGAACCCTTGCCGGTGGATCCGGAGACCGGGTACGCCCAACTGTGGGGGAAGCCGCACCCGGCCGCGTTCGCGCAGCAATCCGACGACGACTGGCTGCCCGGCTACCAGGTCTTCGGCGAAGGCTTATTGTGTGTGCTCGACCCATCTGCGGTTGGCGCGTGGGTCGCGGGGGCTGGCAGGGACGCGCGGCTTGTGAGCGCGGCCGGCCCGGCGCTCGGACTGAACGAACCCGCGCAGCCGTTGCCTTGGCTTCTCGCGCACACGCTCGCCCACTTGGTCATGCGTGCCGCGGCACCGCACGCAGGGTATCCGCTGCCGGCTTTGCGGGAGCGGATCTTCGCCGTCGACAACCGCACGGCGTTCCTCGTCTACACGGCAGCCGGAGACGCACATGGAACCTTGGGTGGCCTCGTCGAGCTCGGCCAGCCGCAGCGCCTGCGCGAGATCTTCGACGCCGCAGTCGCTGCCGTGGCCTGGTGCGCCACCGACCCCGTCTGCATAGAAGACGCGCTGGGACCGCGCGGCCGCGGGTCCACGCCGGGCGCCTGCCACCACTGCCTGCTGGTTCCTGAGACCTCCTGCGAGGCGTTCAACCGCGGGTTGGACCGGGCCGCCCTCATCGGCCACAGCACCATGCGCGGCTTCCTTGGGTAG
- a CDS encoding DUF732 domain-containing protein, with the protein MYASGWAHADAAQAGYVNQLLAHGIPGTSDQLLNNGYVMCQALDANRQPSWADVAANSTGPAGLPFVETAYEVGAAIRWLCPSQGWQVQELARAVQAPEVRAVRAGYAGG; encoded by the coding sequence TTGTACGCGTCGGGTTGGGCCCACGCCGATGCCGCGCAGGCGGGTTACGTCAACCAGCTGCTGGCCCACGGCATCCCAGGCACGAGCGACCAGCTGCTCAACAACGGCTACGTGATGTGCCAGGCACTGGACGCCAACCGCCAACCGTCGTGGGCCGACGTCGCAGCCAATTCGACAGGCCCCGCGGGGTTACCCTTCGTCGAGACCGCCTACGAAGTCGGCGCCGCGATCCGGTGGCTGTGCCCGTCACAGGGCTGGCAGGTTCAAGAACTGGCCCGGGCCGTCCAGGCACCCGAAGTTCGCGCAGTGCGAGCCGGGTACGCGGGGGGCTAG